One segment of Nitrospirota bacterium DNA contains the following:
- the nrfD gene encoding polysulfide reductase NrfD: protein MKNAGRPFYIFITILLAVIALGQFNWMRFLTHGPGLTGSSDVVPWGIYISGLAYFIGVSAGATLCGLLIHAFGRHDYEPMGTRAIILGLLCVFGATQFVLVDLGIPFRGLKVPVILHNLTSLFLVSSTSYYGFMTILSGELYFTVKITRGKATERDKSIAKWLGILAVPYALWVVHAFTGSIFGVVKAREMWNGPMLPVHFVISALASGFAMVILISVVTSKVEKREILSSETYNHMGKLLAFFVVVTLFLDFFDYFILRYSGKKEAMETWEILMHRYIPVFMINILGLLTAFIILMFRKGRTANGLLVATAIIQLAIIAYRIDLVSVGQLSPLFPGMGELYYHPTPSEISVALGIIALVILLYTVLTKILPVEATEPEQHQALKDSGFGIQTKHTRRS, encoded by the coding sequence ATGAAGAACGCGGGCAGACCGTTTTACATCTTTATAACCATACTGCTGGCCGTAATAGCCCTGGGTCAGTTCAACTGGATGCGCTTTTTAACGCACGGCCCGGGGCTTACCGGCTCCAGCGATGTTGTGCCATGGGGAATATACATATCAGGCCTGGCGTATTTTATAGGCGTCAGCGCGGGCGCAACACTCTGCGGATTGCTTATACACGCCTTCGGGCGTCACGACTACGAGCCGATGGGGACGCGGGCCATTATTCTTGGACTGCTCTGTGTCTTCGGGGCTACACAATTTGTATTGGTGGACCTCGGCATTCCTTTCAGAGGTTTGAAGGTGCCCGTGATACTTCATAACCTTACATCGCTCTTTCTTGTTTCATCCACAAGCTATTACGGATTTATGACGATATTGTCCGGTGAACTTTATTTTACGGTAAAGATAACGCGCGGCAAAGCTACTGAACGGGATAAAAGTATAGCAAAATGGCTTGGGATACTCGCGGTCCCTTATGCCCTCTGGGTAGTGCATGCCTTCACGGGCTCCATCTTCGGCGTGGTAAAAGCCAGGGAAATGTGGAACGGACCTATGCTGCCGGTGCATTTCGTTATATCAGCCCTGGCCAGCGGATTTGCGATGGTCATCCTTATATCAGTGGTGACCTCAAAAGTTGAAAAGAGGGAGATCCTTAGCAGCGAAACTTACAATCACATGGGGAAACTGCTTGCCTTCTTTGTGGTGGTCACACTCTTCCTCGACTTCTTTGATTATTTTATCCTCAGGTACAGCGGAAAAAAAGAGGCCATGGAGACATGGGAGATACTTATGCACAGATATATACCTGTGTTTATGATTAACATCCTGGGCTTGTTAACAGCATTTATAATCCTGATGTTCAGAAAGGGAAGGACCGCAAATGGACTGTTGGTCGCTACCGCCATCATTCAATTAGCCATAATCGCATATCGTATTGACCTGGTATCGGTCGGACAGCTATCCCCGTTGTTTCCCGGCATGGGCGAGTTGTATTACCACCCGACGCCCTCGGAGATATCGGTTGCGCTCGGAATAATTGCGCTGGTGATACTTCTCTATACGGTGCTGACAAAAATATTACCGGTGGAAGCGACAGAGCCGGAACAGCACCAGGCTTTAAAAGATTCCGGGTTCGGCATTCAAACAAAGCATACAAGGAGATCTTAA
- a CDS encoding 4Fe-4S dicluster domain-containing protein encodes MDKLNRREFVKLAAMAGSGFLMPDPFKVLADAVGQITGTKHEGPQVEYVPKPVVGAKYGMVIDLGLCIGCRRCMYACKRENNVPDTISPPYIMVFETEAATGVTGHFPSPEKLGKGTTMFYTKLRKDKWYMPVQCNHCDNAPCVEVCPTGASYKSPDGLVLIDYEKCIGCRYCMTACPYGARRFNWWEPKVSRENINPLVPERRHGVVEKCTFCVHRTRRGKFTRCVEVCPNKARTFGNFNDPNSAVSKLIESERNFRIKEGLNTEPRIWYLTKPKEKRMTWYSPLPPPKDIRGVKS; translated from the coding sequence ATGGACAAACTGAATAGAAGAGAATTTGTAAAGCTTGCTGCCATGGCCGGGTCAGGTTTTCTTATGCCGGACCCTTTCAAGGTTCTTGCTGATGCTGTTGGCCAGATAACCGGGACTAAACATGAGGGCCCACAGGTTGAATATGTGCCTAAGCCTGTAGTAGGAGCAAAGTACGGGATGGTGATAGACCTTGGATTATGTATCGGCTGCAGGCGGTGCATGTATGCCTGTAAGAGGGAGAATAACGTTCCCGACACTATCTCTCCTCCCTATATTATGGTGTTTGAGACCGAAGCGGCCACAGGCGTGACCGGCCACTTCCCTTCTCCTGAAAAGCTGGGTAAGGGCACAACCATGTTTTACACCAAGCTGAGGAAAGACAAATGGTACATGCCGGTGCAGTGCAACCACTGCGATAACGCGCCATGCGTTGAAGTCTGTCCGACCGGCGCGTCATACAAATCCCCGGACGGGCTTGTGCTGATAGATTATGAGAAATGCATCGGGTGCAGATATTGTATGACAGCCTGTCCTTACGGGGCGCGGAGATTCAACTGGTGGGAGCCTAAGGTGTCCCGCGAAAACATTAACCCGCTGGTGCCGGAGCGCAGGCACGGCGTTGTTGAGAAATGCACCTTCTGCGTGCACCGCACACGAAGGGGCAAGTTCACGCGCTGCGTGGAAGTATGCCCCAATAAAGCGAGGACCTTCGGGAATTTCAATGATCCCAACAGCGCGGTCTCCAAATTAATTGAATCGGAAAGGAACTTCCGGATCAAGGAAGGACTTAATACAGAGCCCCGGATATGGTATCTGACAAAACCTAAAGAAAAGCGGATGACGTGGTACAGCCCGCTGCCCCCTCCCAAAGATATCAGAGGGGTAAAGTCATGA
- a CDS encoding slipin family protein: MPTTSLGYLVAVILVVYFFATAVNILREYVRGVVFRLGRLSPLKGPGVVIIWPIIDRIVRVDTRLVTMDIPAQDVITKDNVSVKVNAVVYYRVIDPAKAITVVEDYNYAASQISQTTLRSVLGQSTLDELLAHRDDLNSKLQKIIDDQTEPWGIKVTTVEVKNVDLPIEMQRAIARQAEAERERRAKVIHAEGEYQASQKLADAAAILGKEPTAIQLRFLQTLTEVATEKNSTTIFPVPIDLLTPFLKKAQKEIE; encoded by the coding sequence ATGCCTACAACAAGTTTAGGGTACTTGGTAGCTGTTATTCTGGTAGTTTATTTTTTCGCAACGGCGGTGAATATTCTTCGTGAATACGTAAGGGGCGTTGTCTTCAGGCTCGGCAGGCTGTCCCCTCTTAAGGGACCCGGGGTTGTAATAATCTGGCCGATCATCGACAGGATCGTAAGGGTAGACACCCGGTTAGTCACCATGGACATACCTGCCCAGGATGTAATTACAAAAGATAATGTGTCGGTCAAAGTGAATGCAGTTGTGTATTACCGGGTCATAGATCCCGCAAAAGCCATAACGGTAGTTGAAGACTATAATTATGCTGCGTCGCAGATATCCCAGACAACCCTCAGGAGCGTATTAGGACAAAGCACGCTTGACGAGCTCCTGGCCCACAGGGACGACTTAAACTCGAAGCTCCAGAAGATAATAGACGACCAGACAGAGCCCTGGGGCATTAAGGTCACAACCGTAGAAGTAAAGAACGTTGACCTGCCCATCGAGATGCAGAGGGCGATCGCAAGACAGGCAGAGGCTGAAAGAGAAAGAAGGGCCAAGGTCATTCATGCGGAAGGTGAATACCAGGCCTCTCAAAAACTCGCAGACGCAGCGGCCATACTCGGGAAAGAGCCCACGGCCATACAGCTCAGGTTCCTTCAGACCCTGACAGAGGTAGCGACGGAAAAAAATTCAACGACAATATTCCCTGTGCCCATAGATCTTTTAACACCATTTTTAAAGAAGGCCCAAAAAGAGATTGAATGA
- a CDS encoding sigma-54-dependent Fis family transcriptional regulator: MNTLLIVDDEKSVRYSFKRMFEDDFRVLTAEDGLSALNILETSFIGIDIIFIDVKMPNMGGIELLQKIRQMTKNIPVIVMTAFGDSETAIEAMKEGAFDYLTKPLDSNQLKEVIEKALTSIRLQQEVLCYGNAEELSGNQDTIVGKSQAIVDVCKMTGQVASTELPVLISGESGVGKELVARAIYNHSNRKGQPFMAVNCAALPEGVVESELFGCEKGAFTGAEKKRVGRFEQCDRGTIFLDEIGDMSISTQSKLLRVLQDGSFQRVGSNETIRTDVRIIAASNKNLHDEVHKCKFREDLFHRLNVFSLHIPPLRERREDVPVLSGYFLSKAMKETGKQIKGFSPDAMKLLMSYIWPGNVRELENVVRRAVVISSGEILGVNDLLLYTEPDRKEFKELTDVIGNIFETTAFSKNPSNRYNAIISTVEKCLIEKALKITKGNQVQASAMLGITRVTLRKKIQEYNIQNNNNHSA, translated from the coding sequence ATGAATACGCTTCTTATCGTAGATGATGAAAAATCCGTGAGGTACTCCTTTAAAAGGATGTTCGAAGATGACTTCAGGGTTTTGACCGCTGAGGACGGTTTATCGGCCCTGAATATTCTCGAGACAAGTTTTATAGGAATAGATATTATCTTCATAGATGTCAAAATGCCCAACATGGGTGGAATCGAGCTGCTTCAGAAGATCAGGCAGATGACAAAGAACATTCCCGTTATTGTAATGACCGCTTTTGGTGATTCCGAGACTGCAATTGAAGCTATGAAAGAAGGGGCCTTTGATTACCTGACAAAACCTTTAGACAGCAACCAGTTGAAAGAGGTCATTGAAAAGGCGCTTACATCAATAAGGCTTCAGCAGGAAGTTTTATGCTACGGCAATGCGGAAGAACTTTCAGGTAATCAGGACACAATCGTTGGGAAAAGCCAGGCCATAGTTGACGTGTGTAAGATGACCGGCCAGGTGGCCAGCACGGAACTGCCTGTCCTTATCTCGGGAGAAAGCGGTGTGGGAAAAGAGTTGGTGGCGCGGGCCATATACAACCACAGTAATAGAAAAGGGCAGCCGTTCATGGCTGTTAATTGCGCCGCACTTCCCGAGGGCGTAGTTGAAAGCGAGCTCTTCGGCTGCGAGAAAGGCGCCTTTACAGGCGCTGAAAAAAAGAGGGTCGGCAGGTTTGAGCAGTGTGACAGGGGGACTATCTTTCTTGATGAGATCGGGGACATGAGTATTTCAACCCAGTCAAAACTGCTCAGGGTGCTTCAGGACGGCAGTTTTCAGCGGGTTGGAAGCAATGAGACAATCAGAACAGACGTGCGGATCATTGCCGCAAGCAACAAGAACCTGCATGATGAAGTACATAAATGCAAATTCAGGGAAGACCTTTTTCACAGGCTTAATGTCTTTTCCCTGCACATACCGCCTCTAAGGGAGAGGAGAGAGGACGTGCCTGTGCTGTCCGGGTATTTCCTTTCAAAGGCCATGAAAGAGACTGGCAAACAGATCAAGGGTTTTTCTCCGGATGCGATGAAACTGCTTATGTCATATATCTGGCCCGGCAATGTCAGAGAGCTTGAAAATGTTGTCAGACGGGCTGTGGTAATATCAAGCGGAGAGATACTTGGAGTTAACGACCTGCTTTTATACACTGAGCCCGATAGAAAAGAATTCAAGGAGCTTACTGATGTAATAGGAAATATTTTTGAAACTACGGCCTTCTCGAAGAACCCTTCAAACCGTTATAACGCTATTATTTCAACTGTGGAAAAATGCCTCATCGAAAAAGCGCTCAAAATAACAAAAGGGAACCAGGTGCAGGCCTCTGCAATGCTTGGCATCACCAGGGTGACCCTGAGAAAAAAGATCCAGGAATATAATATTCAAAATAATAATAACCACTCTGCATAA
- a CDS encoding HAMP domain-containing protein — MILKKAISSIAFRISVSIAAVVAATTIGIGYLILIEQRNMLELELHDKGINLIHIIAHHVTEPLLYEERHIIYSVLNASMIDKESLVVYAEVYDKNGKLTVSAFNSKKVQKKKLQPLNFEAFVNGLDIQDDSDLQLHHVSIPIDTETLGTIGYIRLGITNEFLHSTLKKAKHNIYLFCAAVIFIGIIFGLWMARKILRPILVLNKGVHMIGEGDVGVEIPLVGEGEIKELAQSFNNMSRKLKELFDATKAAQENLIRTEKLYAIGEFSAGVAHEIQNPLTSIKMLMQTVAHKKQALSDKDFEVVEGEINRIDRIIKEFIAFARPKKLEKSHLNINDVLEDVILITKPKMKQSRIFLEQTFSSDLPVINGNNDALKQVFLNIVLNALQAMEEGGTLIVETSVDDNKVLVVINDTGIGILQENLKKIFDPFFTTKDEGTGMGLALTYAIVNEHSGKIDIKSKPWVGTTVTVELPLL; from the coding sequence ATGATACTGAAAAAAGCAATCAGCAGCATAGCGTTTCGTATTTCTGTCTCCATAGCCGCAGTCGTTGCCGCTACAACCATAGGTATCGGCTACCTGATATTGATAGAGCAAAGGAACATGCTGGAACTTGAGCTGCATGACAAAGGGATTAATCTGATCCATATAATCGCGCATCATGTGACCGAGCCGCTTCTATATGAAGAACGGCATATAATCTATTCGGTCCTTAATGCATCCATGATAGACAAGGAAAGCCTTGTTGTTTACGCAGAGGTTTATGATAAAAACGGGAAACTGACAGTATCAGCATTTAATAGTAAAAAGGTTCAAAAAAAGAAACTGCAGCCGCTTAATTTTGAAGCTTTTGTAAATGGCCTGGACATCCAGGATGACAGTGACCTTCAACTTCATCATGTGAGTATCCCCATTGATACAGAAACACTCGGGACTATAGGATATATCAGGCTGGGCATAACAAATGAATTTCTTCACTCTACACTTAAAAAAGCAAAACACAATATCTATCTTTTCTGTGCAGCAGTTATATTTATCGGAATAATTTTTGGACTCTGGATGGCGAGAAAAATTTTAAGGCCTATTCTTGTTCTCAATAAAGGCGTACATATGATCGGGGAAGGAGATGTGGGTGTCGAGATCCCACTGGTTGGGGAAGGTGAAATAAAAGAACTCGCGCAGTCCTTTAACAATATGTCGAGGAAACTTAAGGAGCTTTTCGATGCCACAAAGGCCGCGCAGGAGAACCTTATCCGGACAGAGAAACTCTACGCTATCGGAGAATTCTCTGCCGGTGTTGCACATGAGATACAGAACCCGCTGACGTCCATTAAAATGCTTATGCAGACTGTAGCGCACAAAAAACAGGCCTTGTCCGACAAGGACTTCGAAGTCGTTGAGGGAGAAATAAACAGGATAGACCGGATCATTAAAGAGTTCATTGCGTTTGCAAGGCCCAAGAAGCTTGAAAAGTCGCATCTTAATATCAATGATGTCCTTGAAGATGTTATTCTGATTACAAAGCCGAAGATGAAACAATCCAGGATATTTCTTGAGCAGACATTTTCATCTGATTTACCGGTCATTAATGGAAATAACGACGCGCTTAAACAGGTCTTTCTCAATATCGTACTTAATGCCTTACAGGCCATGGAAGAAGGCGGCACCCTGATTGTAGAGACGTCGGTTGATGATAACAAAGTGCTGGTTGTGATAAATGACACCGGCATCGGAATTTTGCAGGAGAACTTGAAGAAAATATTTGATCCTTTTTTTACGACAAAAGATGAAGGCACTGGCATGGGGCTTGCTTTAACTTACGCAATTGTAAATGAGCATTCCGGCAAAATAGATATAAAGTCAAAACCCTGGGTTGGGACAACTGTAACTGTGGAATTACCATTATTATGA
- the phnD gene encoding phosphate/phosphite/phosphonate ABC transporter substrate-binding protein, producing the protein MKLGKSRLMMSCTRTLLIFLILLTPALGHTAKEEEIVFAVSPTASPTSNLAKYKDFIGYLAEKTGKKVIMKQRRKYSELNSLLQKGEAHFAMTCTGAYLSGRHDFGLQVLVVPVINGKTSYNSYIVVNKESKINDFLQLQGKVFAFTDPLSLSGRLYPLYLLNTLGIKPAEFFGKIFFTSSPEKAIESVAKGFADGAAVDSFIFEDMKKRKSPSIDNIKIIKISPSYGIPPVVVSPLSDKSDKWLMLKALINMIKDPAGREVLDGIQVDRFILPDPAIYHTAVKLRQVLLLP; encoded by the coding sequence TTGAAACTCGGCAAAAGTAGATTAATGATGTCCTGCACCAGGACGCTTTTGATATTCCTGATCCTGTTAACTCCTGCACTCGGACATACAGCTAAAGAAGAAGAGATCGTCTTTGCTGTTTCGCCGACGGCCTCTCCAACATCCAACCTTGCGAAGTACAAAGATTTCATCGGTTATCTTGCGGAAAAGACCGGTAAAAAGGTAATCATGAAACAACGAAGAAAATACTCTGAACTTAATTCCCTTTTACAGAAGGGCGAAGCCCATTTCGCCATGACATGTACAGGGGCCTATTTAAGCGGCAGGCATGATTTCGGGCTTCAGGTCCTTGTTGTGCCGGTCATAAATGGAAAAACGAGTTACAACTCCTATATTGTTGTGAACAAAGAAAGTAAAATAAATGATTTCCTTCAGCTTCAGGGAAAGGTCTTTGCCTTTACGGACCCGCTTTCCCTGTCAGGGAGACTTTATCCCCTGTACCTCCTTAATACGCTTGGAATAAAACCGGCGGAATTCTTCGGAAAAATATTTTTTACATCAAGTCCTGAAAAAGCAATTGAATCAGTGGCAAAAGGTTTTGCTGACGGGGCCGCGGTGGACAGTTTTATTTTTGAAGATATGAAGAAAAGAAAGTCGCCGTCAATCGACAATATCAAAATAATAAAGATATCGCCGTCCTATGGGATACCTCCTGTTGTTGTGTCTCCGCTCTCGGATAAATCGGATAAATGGCTTATGTTAAAGGCCCTGATCAACATGATAAAAGACCCTGCCGGCAGAGAGGTCCTTGATGGAATTCAGGTCGACAGGTTTATCCTGCCGGACCCCGCTATTTACCATACCGCGGTAAAGTTGAGGCAGGTATTGCTGCTGCCATGA
- a CDS encoding cold shock domain-containing protein translates to MNQGTVKWFNDQKGFGFIACEDGSEAFVHHTAIQGNGYKSLAEGDSVSFDTESGPKGPKAINVVKL, encoded by the coding sequence ATGAACCAGGGAACTGTGAAATGGTTTAACGACCAAAAAGGTTTTGGCTTTATTGCATGTGAAGACGGAAGTGAAGCATTTGTTCATCATACGGCCATCCAGGGCAATGGATATAAATCCCTTGCCGAAGGTGACTCCGTAAGCTTTGATACTGAGAGCGGCCCTAAAGGCCCCAAGGCTATCAATGTTGTCAAACTGTAA
- a CDS encoding pyruvate ferredoxin oxidoreductase (catalyzes the formation of acetyl-CoA from pyruvate and coenzyme A) yields MTTATKPLTLKELSKQEERLTHGHRMCAGCGAPIIVKQVLMATDYPIVASNATGCLEVSTCISEYTAWKIPWMHSAFENAAATLSGIETMYRAWKKKGLIDKEVKFIAFGGDGGTYDIGFQSLSGAMERGHDMLYVCYDNGAYMNTGIQRSSATPFGADTTTNPAGSKVPGKLQKRKDLTKIIAAHGIPYAAQASPAHWQDLIKKVRKALEIKGPKFMNVISPCNRGWRTRTDDQMTLCKIAVDTCYWPLYEIENGVLKINVKPKEKKPITDFLKPQGRFKHLFAPENEWMLKKIQEDIDSEWELLQKTEAFWGGEEKK; encoded by the coding sequence ATGACAACTGCAACAAAGCCGTTAACTTTGAAAGAGCTTTCAAAACAGGAAGAGAGATTGACCCACGGCCACAGGATGTGCGCGGGGTGCGGGGCGCCGATCATTGTCAAACAGGTGCTCATGGCAACAGACTATCCGATCGTTGCTTCAAATGCCACCGGATGCCTTGAGGTCTCTACCTGCATATCAGAATACACCGCATGGAAGATCCCGTGGATGCACAGCGCATTTGAGAACGCCGCGGCAACTCTCTCAGGCATAGAGACCATGTACCGCGCGTGGAAGAAAAAAGGACTTATTGACAAAGAGGTAAAATTCATCGCATTCGGCGGTGACGGCGGCACATACGACATAGGCTTCCAGAGTCTCTCAGGCGCGATGGAGCGCGGGCACGACATGCTGTACGTCTGCTATGACAACGGCGCGTACATGAACACCGGCATACAGCGTTCAAGCGCGACACCCTTTGGCGCGGACACAACGACAAACCCGGCTGGAAGCAAGGTCCCCGGTAAATTACAGAAGAGAAAAGACCTGACAAAGATAATTGCAGCGCACGGTATCCCATATGCGGCCCAGGCATCGCCTGCTCACTGGCAGGATTTGATTAAGAAGGTAAGAAAGGCGCTTGAAATAAAAGGGCCGAAATTCATGAACGTAATTTCACCCTGCAACCGCGGCTGGCGCACACGCACCGATGATCAGATGACCCTGTGCAAGATCGCTGTTGATACCTGCTACTGGCCTTTGTATGAGATCGAAAACGGCGTCCTGAAAATAAACGTTAAGCCTAAAGAGAAAAAGCCGATCACGGATTTCCTGAAGCCGCAGGGCAGGTTCAAACATCTGTTTGCCCCTGAAAACGAATGGATGCTGAAAAAGATACAGGAAGATATTGACAGCGAATGGGAACTGCTTCAGAAGACCGAGGCCTTTTGGGGCGGAGAAGAAAAGAAATAA
- the porA gene encoding pyruvate ferredoxin oxidoreductase translates to MGKIVAVTGNEAGAEALRQVNPDVCGAYPITPQTDMMQRFSSFAANGKVDTEVILVESEHSSMSACIGASAAGGRVITATSSQGLALMWEMLFIASGDRLPIVMPVVNRALSAPLNIHGDHSDAMGARDSGWIQLWSENAQEAYDNIIQAFRVAEHLDIRLPVMVCLDGFIISHSIERVEYLEDDKVKNFVGAYKQVNPLLDLEHPKSYGPLILPDLYHEYKRAQHEVMSKVKNVVLEVAADFEKMSGRKYGLFESYRLDDADIAIVILNSAAGTAKDVVDDFRNKGIKAGLLKPRLFRPFPYEEVANALKSVKAICVMDRADSFGAYGPLFVEIWSSMLHLDKKPLMTNKIYGLGGRDFMPDQAELVLNELVEILKSGKVKTVKEYIGVRE, encoded by the coding sequence ATGGGAAAGATTGTCGCGGTAACAGGAAACGAAGCAGGGGCAGAGGCGCTAAGACAGGTAAACCCTGACGTGTGCGGCGCGTACCCGATCACTCCTCAGACGGACATGATGCAGAGGTTTTCGAGCTTCGCAGCAAACGGTAAAGTAGACACCGAAGTGATACTCGTTGAAAGCGAACACAGCTCCATGAGCGCTTGTATCGGCGCGTCAGCGGCGGGCGGCAGGGTCATAACAGCCACATCGTCGCAGGGACTGGCCCTCATGTGGGAGATGCTTTTCATAGCTTCTGGCGACAGGCTGCCGATAGTCATGCCGGTCGTTAACCGGGCGTTGTCCGCTCCGCTCAACATACACGGCGACCACTCCGACGCTATGGGCGCGCGTGACTCAGGATGGATACAATTATGGTCTGAAAATGCGCAGGAGGCATACGACAATATAATTCAGGCCTTCAGGGTTGCTGAGCATCTGGACATAAGGCTCCCCGTGATGGTATGCCTTGACGGTTTTATTATCAGCCACTCGATCGAGAGGGTTGAGTATCTGGAAGACGACAAGGTAAAAAACTTTGTCGGCGCGTACAAGCAGGTAAACCCGCTGCTTGACCTGGAGCATCCGAAAAGCTACGGGCCGCTGATCCTCCCTGACCTTTATCATGAATACAAAAGGGCGCAGCATGAGGTCATGTCAAAAGTGAAGAATGTCGTACTTGAGGTTGCCGCTGACTTTGAAAAAATGAGCGGCAGGAAGTACGGCCTCTTTGAGTCATACAGGCTTGACGACGCGGACATCGCGATTGTCATACTGAACTCAGCGGCAGGCACAGCAAAAGACGTGGTAGACGATTTCAGGAACAAGGGGATCAAGGCGGGACTTTTAAAACCGAGGCTGTTCAGGCCCTTCCCTTACGAGGAAGTGGCAAACGCGCTTAAGAGCGTAAAGGCGATCTGTGTTATGGACAGGGCGGATTCCTTCGGCGCGTACGGCCCGCTGTTTGTGGAAATCTGGTCGTCTATGCTTCATCTGGATAAAAAACCGCTGATGACAAACAAGATCTACGGACTCGGCGGAAGGGACTTCATGCCCGACCAGGCTGAGCTTGTGCTTAATGAACTTGTTGAGATTTTAAAATCGGGCAAGGTCAAGACGGTAAAAGAATACATCGGAGTGAGGGAATAA